Proteins encoded together in one Caballeronia sp. NK8 window:
- a CDS encoding STAS domain-containing protein, whose amino-acid sequence MERIPILTMGKLLLVTIQVDMHDRLALTLQDDLTSRIVKDNARGVLIDISSLDVVDSFIGRMIGNTAAMARVLDAETVVVGMQPSVAITLVELGLTLSGVRTALNVEKGMALLAKNGMA is encoded by the coding sequence ATGGAACGCATTCCGATTCTCACGATGGGCAAGCTCCTGCTCGTCACCATTCAGGTGGACATGCACGACCGGCTCGCGCTCACGCTGCAGGACGATCTGACGAGCCGCATCGTAAAGGACAACGCGCGCGGCGTGCTGATCGACATCTCTTCGCTCGACGTGGTGGATTCGTTCATCGGACGCATGATCGGCAACACGGCGGCGATGGCGCGCGTGCTCGATGCGGAAACGGTCGTGGTCGGCATGCAGCCCTCGGTGGCGATCACGCTGGTCGAGCTCGGGCTCACGCTCTCGGGCGTGCGCACGGCGCTCAACGTGGAGAAGGGCATGGCGCTTCTCGCGAAAAACGGCATGGCCTGA